From Williamwhitmania sp., a single genomic window includes:
- a CDS encoding deoxyhypusine synthase, translated as MEKKDFFKETIEHVDIKSFDSTPIINSMRKMSFSSREVANATDIYDMMINDKECSNILTLAGSTSAGGCMQVYVDMVKNNMVDCIVATGASIVDMDFFEALGFKHYRGSQFVNDNVLRDNYVDRIYDTYINEQELQNCDSTIKMIADGMKPGAYSSREFIKEMGKYLTQHSVKKDSLVQVCYEHNVPIFCPAFSDSSAGFGLVMHQWERPDAHVSIDSVKDFRELTMIKIEAKVTGLFMVGGGVPKNFTQDTVVCAECLGIDVPMHKYAIQITVADVRDGACSSSTLKEASSWGKVDTTYEQMVYAEATTVIPLMISYLWHKGDWKKRTKKEFTKLFDKK; from the coding sequence ATGGAAAAGAAAGATTTCTTCAAAGAAACCATCGAGCACGTGGATATCAAGTCGTTTGACTCCACCCCCATTATCAACAGCATGCGCAAGATGTCGTTTTCTTCGCGCGAAGTGGCCAATGCCACCGACATCTACGACATGATGATCAACGACAAGGAGTGTTCCAACATACTTACCCTTGCAGGAAGCACCAGTGCTGGCGGCTGCATGCAGGTGTATGTTGATATGGTGAAAAACAACATGGTTGATTGCATCGTTGCTACGGGTGCCTCCATTGTAGACATGGATTTTTTTGAAGCACTCGGCTTTAAGCACTATCGTGGAAGCCAGTTTGTAAATGATAACGTGCTACGCGACAACTACGTTGACCGCATTTACGATACCTACATCAATGAGCAAGAGCTGCAAAACTGTGATTCTACCATTAAGATGATTGCCGATGGTATGAAACCAGGCGCATACTCCTCCCGCGAATTCATCAAGGAGATGGGCAAATATCTCACCCAACACTCTGTGAAGAAGGATTCGCTCGTTCAGGTATGCTACGAGCACAATGTGCCCATTTTCTGCCCTGCTTTCAGCGATTCAAGCGCTGGTTTCGGTTTGGTAATGCACCAGTGGGAAAGACCCGATGCTCACGTATCCATCGACTCAGTAAAGGATTTCCGCGAGCTCACCATGATAAAGATTGAAGCTAAGGTAACCGGACTGTTCATGGTTGGCGGAGGTGTTCCCAAGAACTTCACTCAGGATACTGTTGTTTGCGCCGAATGCCTTGGCATTGACGTGCCCATGCACAAGTATGCCATTCAAATTACCGTTGCCGACGTGCGCGACGGTGCCTGCTCCTCCTCCACTTTAAAGGAAGCTTCGTCGTGGGGAAAGGTAGACACCACCTACGAGCAGATGGTGTATGCTGAAGCAACCACCGTAATTCCACTCATGATTAGCTACCTATGGCATAAGGGCGATTGGAAAAAACGCACAAAGAAAGAATTCACAAAACTTTTCGATAAAAAGTAG
- a CDS encoding pyruvoyl-dependent arginine decarboxylase — protein sequence MTEQTTTLRSFSPTTEVKKESQGILVGNRIPKDYFETGGVGESDIAIHAGSYHLALKAANIEMANIMTYSSILPRIATKIERPTTIEHGAVIESIMSTCTANKGERASAGIVYGWLYNKKTDQKFGGLVCEHYGNYELVELKSLLRSSLDELYFNGFSDDYRLEDIHFLTESFVPQKKYGTALVALCFTSYYYPILKAS from the coding sequence ATGACCGAACAAACAACTACACTACGCTCTTTCTCTCCTACTACTGAGGTCAAGAAAGAATCACAGGGTATTCTGGTTGGAAATAGAATTCCAAAGGACTACTTCGAAACAGGTGGCGTTGGCGAAAGCGACATAGCCATTCATGCCGGCTCCTACCACCTAGCGCTCAAGGCGGCTAACATTGAAATGGCCAATATCATGACCTACTCCTCCATCCTTCCCCGCATTGCCACTAAAATTGAACGCCCTACTACCATTGAGCATGGGGCTGTTATCGAATCCATAATGTCCACGTGTACTGCCAACAAGGGCGAAAGAGCCTCTGCCGGCATTGTTTACGGGTGGCTTTACAATAAAAAAACAGATCAAAAATTTGGTGGATTGGTTTGCGAGCATTACGGAAACTATGAGCTTGTTGAGCTAAAGTCGTTACTCCGCTCCAGTCTCGACGAACTCTACTTCAATGGCTTCTCCGACGATTATCGCTTGGAGGATATCCATTTTCTTACAGAAAGTTTTGTTCCACAAAAAAAATACGGCACAGCACTCGTCGCGCTTTGCTTTACCTCCTACTACTATCCCATCTTAAAGGCATCGTAG
- a CDS encoding Spy/CpxP family protein refolding chaperone produces the protein MKTKLSYVAATFIAALLINSSSAFAQPMNQRQMKAPMCVGMENMIPKLTDDQKAKIQEFRVAHMKEVTPIQNMIKEKQAHLNTLTSADKPDMNEVNKTIDEISKLKADLMKKRVAHQNQIRNILTDEQKVYFNAHISSGRGMMGQGMRNGKGMGNGRGMRNGRGMGNGRGMGMNPQGPNRGQCIYAQPDSTK, from the coding sequence ATGAAAACAAAATTATCTTATGTTGCCGCAACATTTATTGCAGCACTACTAATCAACTCAAGCAGTGCATTTGCACAGCCAATGAATCAGAGGCAGATGAAGGCACCCATGTGCGTTGGGATGGAAAATATGATCCCAAAGCTCACCGATGACCAAAAAGCCAAGATTCAGGAGTTCCGAGTAGCACACATGAAAGAGGTTACTCCCATTCAGAATATGATTAAAGAGAAGCAGGCACATCTGAATACTCTTACCTCTGCCGACAAGCCAGACATGAACGAGGTTAACAAAACCATCGATGAAATCTCGAAACTAAAGGCCGATTTAATGAAGAAACGTGTTGCTCATCAAAACCAAATCCGCAACATTCTCACCGACGAGCAAAAGGTTTACTTCAATGCCCACATTTCATCAGGCAGAGGAATGATGGGTCAAGGAATGAGAAATGGAAAAGGTATGGGAAATGGTAGAGGTATGAGGAATGGCAGAGGCATGGGAAACGGAAGAGGTATGGGCATGAATCCTCAAGGTCCCAATAGAGGTCAGTGTATTTACGCTCAACCTGATTCGACAAAGTAA
- a CDS encoding periplasmic heavy metal sensor gives MTIEKKIRLLSITVLVLIATNIATIATIYFNPFGGSRYTRSAYLQNMGQQMRNAKFSPDQMQMMRQIRHEFMDENQATMDRMRDIHQQLHLELLKENPDSIRIQELLNEIGTTYAQMKGLTVRHFLLLKPHCSPEQQQLLLQFDDPSQRGPMRHGRNGRGMMNRPNN, from the coding sequence ATGACAATTGAAAAGAAAATAAGATTACTCTCCATAACGGTGCTTGTTCTAATAGCCACCAACATTGCAACCATTGCCACCATATACTTTAATCCATTCGGAGGAAGCCGGTATACACGGTCAGCATACCTCCAGAACATGGGACAACAAATGCGAAATGCGAAGTTCTCCCCTGATCAAATGCAGATGATGCGGCAAATCAGGCATGAATTTATGGACGAAAACCAAGCAACCATGGACCGGATGAGAGATATTCACCAACAGCTGCACCTTGAGCTGCTAAAAGAAAATCCCGATTCCATTAGAATACAAGAGTTGCTGAATGAGATTGGAACAACCTACGCCCAGATGAAAGGGCTTACGGTAAGGCATTTTTTACTGCTGAAGCCACATTGCTCACCGGAACAGCAACAGCTGCTCCTTCAGTTTGACGACCCCTCACAGCGCGGGCCAATGCGGCACGGGAGAAATGGTCGCGGCATGATGAATCGGCCAAATAACTAA
- a CDS encoding sigma-70 family RNA polymerase sigma factor — translation MLEELLIKRVLEGEPEQFAQLVTEHQHRVFNTAMGLLHNHSDAEDITQDVFLEAFRSLASFRNNSSFATWLYRITINKSLNLLKKKKRSWVVQSIDGLFQGNQNPTDLLQDYSPNAQENMEEEQQVKILQVTLGKLPDNQRVAFTLSKYDELSYAEIAEVMKLSVSAVESLIFRARKKIITTIEKIS, via the coding sequence ATGCTGGAAGAGCTGTTGATTAAAAGAGTACTCGAGGGTGAACCAGAGCAATTTGCGCAGCTGGTCACCGAACATCAGCATCGAGTATTCAACACTGCAATGGGATTACTGCATAACCATTCCGATGCTGAGGATATTACCCAAGATGTATTTTTGGAAGCATTTCGCTCACTTGCCAGCTTTCGAAACAACTCCAGCTTTGCCACCTGGCTCTACCGAATCACCATAAACAAATCGCTCAACTTGTTGAAAAAGAAAAAGCGGTCGTGGGTGGTGCAAAGTATAGATGGCCTCTTTCAAGGAAACCAAAATCCTACCGACCTGTTGCAAGACTATAGCCCTAACGCCCAAGAAAACATGGAGGAGGAGCAGCAGGTTAAAATTTTGCAAGTAACACTTGGTAAGCTGCCTGATAACCAGCGCGTGGCCTTCACCCTAAGTAAATACGACGAACTCAGCTATGCCGAAATTGCTGAAGTGATGAAGCTATCGGTTTCGGCGGTGGAGTCATTAATATTTCGCGCCAGAAAAAAAATCATCACCACCATCGAAAAAATTTCCTGA
- a CDS encoding MCP four helix bundle domain-containing protein, which yields MGIRYKILSGFVLMGLMLLISGAMSMYLMTTLGKSVSGLLQDNYRSIEISKQMLNSLELENSGVLDVMIGNVDTGMSQVNAGREQFDAGIKAAMGNLTLFNEKESVDSIVVSHQKLVELFANLPERAKRQELDRMWYVKELNPAYNEVAKTVKVLMTINEAALFTNASSLEHGAYRAIMPGIIAIAAGIFLTILFNYFLIHYFVAPIIRITRGVDDFVRLKIPFDINVETKDEIGKLREAILSLISLVKKVQKN from the coding sequence ATGGGAATAAGGTATAAAATTTTGAGCGGCTTTGTGCTCATGGGGTTAATGTTGTTGATTTCGGGAGCCATGTCGATGTACCTGATGACAACGCTGGGGAAATCGGTCTCGGGATTGCTGCAGGACAACTATAGAAGCATTGAGATTTCGAAGCAGATGCTGAATTCGCTGGAGCTGGAAAATTCCGGTGTTCTTGATGTCATGATTGGGAATGTGGATACGGGTATGAGCCAGGTAAATGCTGGACGTGAGCAGTTTGACGCAGGCATTAAGGCGGCCATGGGAAATCTCACCCTCTTTAATGAAAAGGAGTCGGTGGATTCCATCGTGGTGTCGCATCAGAAGCTAGTGGAACTGTTTGCAAACTTGCCCGAGCGCGCAAAACGTCAGGAGCTTGACCGCATGTGGTATGTAAAGGAGCTTAACCCTGCCTACAACGAGGTGGCAAAAACCGTTAAGGTGCTTATGACCATTAATGAGGCTGCCCTTTTCACCAATGCATCAAGCCTCGAACATGGCGCATATCGAGCCATTATGCCTGGTATAATTGCCATAGCGGCTGGTATTTTCCTGACCATCCTTTTCAACTACTTTTTGATCCACTACTTTGTGGCACCCATTATAAGAATTACTCGAGGTGTAGATGATTTTGTAAGGCTTAAAATTCCATTCGATATTAACGTGGAAACTAAGGACGAGATAGGTAAGCTCCGAGAGGCAATCTTGAGCTTGATTTCTTTGGTGAAGAAGGTTCAGAAAAACTAG